tccgtTTTACGAATGTATGTATGTCTCGTTTTATGAATTTAGCACACTGCAACCTGGTTGACTcggaaactttaaacttttGAAACTGTTCCGTTTTACTAATTCTATTTGTCCGAACATACAGTGCGAAATAGGTGCAatgtataacataataataacaagaacTTTCGAAGAGTAGAAAAATTAGCTTAGTCATTAACTTTGAAACAAATTCAACTGATTACTTTTTAGACCATTTAtgggtattttaaaataaggcaataaatttgtaaaataactcACTCAAAAAGTTGAATGACTGAAAAATTATAGCCCATTTAAGAAAtggtttatattttcaaaaaaaattatcaaataatttgaaaacaattttgtatattttattgaaagaatGTCGAAGGGTACGATTAAATCAAATGCTTaacatttgattatttattttaaaaaatagcttaACATTTGAGTTCTGACTGAAGTCTTCATTGAATCAATCAATCAGGTAAAGTGTACGTTATAATACCGTTAGACAAAGTATAATGTGTCATGgaaaatcatttataacgtGGGTTTTTACAAACCATGAGAGCATCAGGaaatgaaaattgtcaaaatctTTGTAATTGcctttatgaaaattgaaaagagtaatttattttattcacaaagttgaaatttttgttttgcgtTAATAGGAATCGGgtagtttttttgtgttttataactgaaaataaaaacaattttttgttaattgaacAAATATGCATTTACCGACAATAATGAAACGTGTCATGTATGTGATACCTATACTCCAAactatattgaaatatattcaagaaaatagtAGGAACCATAATTGGATGACGTTTGGAGTACgtaactttttcattttaagaataattcCAGCCCATCCATACCAATTATCTTAACTACCCAACAAACGCACTTTTTTCTAACTACATAATAAAGTCTTCAGTAGGTTGTCTTAAGTACCTTATTTTTAAGAAGTCGTAATTAAGAGCTCGTTAAGAATCTTTGAATATAAGAAATGCAATCACTTCCAGTATATTTTTTCAGATTTCATATACAAGTAATAAGAAGTTTCGGAAATGACTATACCACTTTTATACCCGATATAAGatatatatcagagtatattaaaacaagcccaaagtttgtaacgtttagaaatattaatgttaaaaacaaaattttacatcatataaaatcaccttattagtccattttcgtatgtttgtctgtccgtctgcccgccTATCCGTCCTTCatcacaataattaaaaaacgaatagAGTTATCATGCTGAAagttttatagcgtactcaggacttaAACAGTGATTTTGAATTAGCACCCTAGATCAACTGGGTCTTCTGGTTcgtagaatccatcttgtaaaccgtagtAGAcagaacgaaagtttaaatataacaaatgttccttatttaaaaattaaaaacttttttttgaaacattttttctgttGGGCAAAATATATGTATCgtctttctcaaaaaaaaaaaaaaaaacaaaaaaaaaacaaaaaaaaacaaaaatagctaAATTCcgaaatacaaaacaaaatttagcaaAATTGATATTCAATACTGTCTATATAGAGTATTTCGACAAAtgactaagtcaattgtttaattttttgtagaaatatcaACTGCATCTAAATATGCAAATATACACCAAAATAGAACTACCATAAAAACTGTTAAATTTAATAGccctaataaaatgaaatataatattcgatattttttcaatatacttCCGTAGCCAAATACGTCATAaccacaaaattttatgaaaccattGATGATGTCTGAAACAGGCCTTGAGGCATAAGAAATCCACAAAACGTCAACAACGCggattcatttttgaaaaaataaaggcAAATCTTGAATATGATGACTTAATGAGATCATAAGGACATAATATTGTTTGCCGGATAATACTGGGCTTAGTCTTCATTTTACAATCTTACACTTTTAAGATCAAGACTACGGCATTTCCACTTTTTCAACGAATAAAATATCTCGTACGTTaagtattttgcaatttttccgaAGTTTGAATTATAAGAAGtctgaattttatatttactaagCTACTTCTGAAAATATTCCAGTAGAAAAAAATAGCTTTGAAAAAAACCAGTATTCATCATGCATCATGTTCCATCCAGATTTAGTTAATAAAcctaattatgaaaaaaaaaaactattaaaaaaaaatctctttaaataaatgaatatttatacaatttgtttatacatttttgtatataaacaacgaaaattattttatggtttatagtttgagaaaaaaagttttatccaaaccaaacaatcaaaaacaaaaactacaatgaattttaaattatttttgttcgtATTCCTTGCATTAGTTGCGTTAGCAACAGCTCAAGTAAGTAAAactattaaaacttatttatcatttattacttTCTTGTAAATCACTTCGGgtcattaatatataaaataatgagaaTACGTTAATCAATGTCACAAATAATGCCGAGGCTTATTTATCCGCGGGAGGCCGATATCCACAGCAAcggaaaacatttatttgtgtaaaatactcattttatttaaatttattaaaccgGAGAAAATCTGTGCAGGACAATTCGACAATACTGAAATAATAGTGGCTCTACATTAGTCTTTCACTAACACAACACTATATTACTGATCCATGGCAGCAATTACCAATCCTCAACAAGAAATGCgaaaacacatacataaacgTACAATGTTGAAGCCCAAGATCGAAGCTGTTAGATTTAATTTcgctttacttttttttttattacaaaatccgCAAAAACTTattatcgaaattttgaaatctgTTTTGACCGTTACTTCATGTTCTAAAGTAAAGAAAGTATTGAAatcccgaaaaaaattttattataacttattcAGTTTTCAACAGATAAACTTTAAAGCTATCTTGAATAATTTCAGCGGACAACTGTACGAATATGAATAACGCGTAACTCAATAATCACTAACATTAGAAAGTTGAATAATATGTTGAGAAAAAAACGTAATAAAGTAAAATCataaatggtaaaaatataaCACTTTTCTATGGGAAGTTAAAACCATGGGTTTCTATATGGTCAAATAAGAGTCGAATGAAGTTGACTCTTATTTGACCATAATGTATGGCTCATTTCAGCAATTTGAAGGGGATACGTAAGTCAAAACCGCTTATTTTGACGTTTTTATGGCTATCCACATTTGTACAGTCTCTCTAAATTAAGCCAGAGGGTTAAATATCGACACATGGCTTAAGAAAAGGTCAAGAATGTGCTTTATTGGGGGTGACTTCTCAGCTCGTTACCCCCTTACCtcttttttaaaccaatatataatgttttttcatccaacactaaaaattattaaatgaaggAGAAACAGGATTTTAGTAAGGGAGGTCTGTTGTTTAcgagttaatttttatatgtgaCGTATATACACTCTTCTGCAAAACGTAATAGTTAAGGTATTGGgaaataaaaagatattctCGAGTATAAGTTAGcagtattatgaattaaataatttttttatctacgaCTGAGAAAAGAcgtacttttctcactcagtatgcgtgggaaaaatagttaATTACCGCCATAGTGTGGTAATGCATTCATTTCCGCATTAGGACGGTAATAAATTcgagttactatagtaacttttttaattttctatttttctccataacaaactttaaataataagccatgacaaattttaaataataattatcgtttattttcacattttagaggcgttaACATATAATTCTGCGCTTGTTCAACTCGTACTACAAACTCGTGTAAATTTCGCAGGCGTCtattaataatgctgttatcccaCTCGTAAATAACTAAAAGGGTTTATATTAGTGgcacttattttattaaattgatttagttTTCCCTTTAGTGCCTCGCCTTgaataaaactgtttaaattGAGACACTTCGAGCAATGTTGCGAAATATAATgctaatgatttttttcaaataaataagtttCAGAGAGGCGGAGGAATTGGCGGACAAAGTGGAAGAGGCGGAGGACTTTCAGGAGGTAATAGAGGCAGTGGAGGAGGAGGATATGGAGGTGGGCGAGGTGGGCAACAAAGTGGTGGTCGAGGAGGATATGGACAAGGACAAGGGAACTTAggttgaaatcaaaattatgtgattttaaaaattattttgatttttataaaaatttgttaaattgtaCTTGgtacttttgttatttttgtagtatTATAAAATTACGTCAGACTTGatagcaataaaaaatatttcacaattttaagATTTCTCTTATTTCTAactctaaatattataaattaaaagctttGTTTATAGATGTTAAAGTGatgattcaaataataatatagtgtGAACACCACGCAAATCCCGTTTGTGCAGTCTATTGATTATACAGAATGCTCATTATTCAGAATTATCATCTATAACTACTATTTTTTCGAGGAAGTGATTAATCAAAACATGACCTTAGTGAAAGTCGTTGGATTTAAAGTAAGACCTATGATAAAAACTCTGTTTTTGAATTAGACCCAGCCCATTGTAAAGCCGACCCTATTCCACATATATGGTAGAGTacacattaaattagaaaactgTGGACTacgaaatatgaaataatcaaattaaaaattaactggACTTGAATGCCGCAATGCATTGAGTTATTGAGATTTAATACCACAACTTTCTGCGCAATAaacacttaattaattttttttaaatagcaagATCAAAATCTGTTTATAAACAAGATGGCAAGCGCCAGATACTTTCATTTATTTACCgctatttttgaacaaaatgatCTGGAAGCTTTGAATAGCTACCGTTGACGCGGTTCACGAGCTGAAagtattttcaacatttttaggTGTTGTAATGATAACTATGTGGCGGTGATGAAAGTGTTTTATGACAAGCGAACGAGTGGGCCCGTCCTTAatattggttttcgaaaattccgaaaattttcgaaagtattttcaaaaacttgtcTTCATTTTCCGAGTATATTTCACAATACCATTTGTTGAAGCTACCTGAAATTTataactccctatcttttatagaaaatggacacaagttttgtcctaatttaccCCCCTCACGAAAACAATTATGTgtacgaaaaaatattcaaactaaattttctatgaagaacattttttatatttaaatttttgttctacctctaaaaGCTAACAAGATggatcttacggacccaagtccaaattgttactcatttacgaactcaaactcattttTGAGGTCTTGAGCACGCAataaaaacttcagcttgataCGTCTTTTCGTTTTCTTTCCGTTTGACCGCCGGTGAATGAATTAATTAGgcggttttatgaacacctataccaaaattttattaacatcgtcaatatttctaagcgttacaaacctgggattattattagtataccttgatatatatttcataacagggtataaaaagtaaaactgATTGAAAAGAATCTTTCCATTTATTCTCATAGATACCTACGTATAGAATGTCCAAAttagaataaagtttttgtatatTCATCATTCAGTGTTAAATAACTGCTTTGAATTAATAAGTAgtctttattataatttagtttctcACTGTCATTGTCAGTAGAAGACATTTCCTATATTTAGACGTTGCTTGGTGACTATAATACGaatgaataaaacaataaattgattatGTACCAATTATGGAGCTACCCATAATTTGATTCCAGAAATTATCCTTTAAAGGTATCTTAatcaatatacagggtgtccaaAAGTAACGGACTTCCTTGTTGTTtcaggtagaaaaaaaattctaagacgCTATTCCTACTCGCAGTTGTTTCTGATTGGCtgcctattttaaataatagctaATTATCCGTGCAGTGGATCAAAATGGAAGAGgacttagaattttattttctacatgaTGCAACAATGGCGTCTGTTACTTCTGGAAGTCCCTGTTTACAAAGTATATTTCATCAAagacataattaaaataatatgcttaatataaaatatgtgcttgctcggagaccaattctgtcgcggtattcgtgttcagcgacacCAAAAACCTCCAGATAACGAGTTTGGtttgattatataacgaattttccgaAAACTCCAAGAGACGTTGAAGATATCGTTCATTCTGAACACCAAgtacctcggagaccaattctgtaGCGATATTCGTGCTCAGCGACACCACGAATAAAAAGttgcaaaagttaaaaaaaaattaaatatgaaataaaaaggtctttcgccaatatttcatcaaataataatatttaagaaattaaaataaaaaattttttacaagggAAAAGCTCCAATAAAAACTCTTACTAGCGAAAGTTTAActccaatatttataatttgaatttaactCTGAAAATAGATCTTTATGCGTTATATTTAGATTGTTGTAATAGCGTCAAAAACGCGTATCTCTACTGGTAGTCTACTTCCGGATAATTacgattttaatattctaaaaattagcAAAACTGTAATATAACCACATCTTCAGAATGCAAGTACTAAagctaaacaatttattaaataaatatgttattgtttaaaaaatgccattaaaaattgttgcaagttcattaaaaagtttcctagatgttttttttttttcattcactaAAGATCGGATATTAATGTATGCTCGGATATTAATGTAAGTGAGAATTAACAGATATTgttgtattgttttattaatttttgcctACAATACCTACAAATGTCTCTTAAAGATCTGTTCAACGGTCGATATTAATCATACAGCCAAAAATAAGatgatttgataaaacttatttttgactaaaattttACCTTACACAAAGCTACGTTTAGAGTCATCGTAATCAATTTCGAATCTTTTGAATCTTCTAGTACAGGATAGATAtatttaacgcttaaaaatattgatgctacgaacaaaattgttGTATAAGTGCTCATAAAGTCACCAAATTaggccatttccggttgtccgtctgtctgtctggcaacacgataactcaaaagcgaaaagtgATATCAAAGAGAAACATAGGtctattgggtcttggatccgtaagacccatcttgtaaaccattagagatagaacaaaagtttatatataaaaaaatgttccttataaaaacatgaacaacttttatttgaaacattttttcgtaatcaacaccgtctacacatggtatttcaacaataaactcagtcaattgtttgttttcacttgttaacattGTAGTTTTTATGATGGGTCTGCATGTAACATAAATATGGACTTTGCAAAatgtttagataaaaaatattcaaggtGTCCTTCTTTACGCCTCAttctttatatcaaataaaataatgaaagagAACAATTACAATAGCGATTCAGGCTCTTATGCAAGCGTTTTCTTGGTCGTTGTCTTGCACACTGAGCATGCAGCTGGAAGGGACCGTGCGGCTATACCTGTCTTTGAGCAGTATAGGTACTAACACAGATGCcaaaaacaatgaattaataAGCTAACAAAAATGATTTCCAAAGAAGTGGTTTCAACTGTTGATGACGAAAAACTTCTTCAAAGGTGACAGGGTACTGGTATCTGTGTGAAGAATCTGTTcttaaatcatcaattataatatcCAAAACATAATTAAACTGAGCGACGTTTAACCTAAAATATTCCCGGAACTTTTGGTCATCCTTCGGTAAATACTGGTTGATGTTTTAATAATAGGTATGGAACTTCACTTAGAAGGACCGCACTCACACAGCACTTAGCGTCATACGGTCAGTGTTCCTATGCTTGCGTCAGCCGCAGCATAGGAATGGTACCTTTACGAACTAACTGATAATTTCAGTAAACTGAacaaagcaaaaattttcaaacgacctccataatattattatcatttttaaagaatatgttataaaaaaatgtttctaattctTATCACATGTAAATGCagtctatttttaatattgttaaacCTTTTGTTTAATCTAGGAGCTATAAAACCAAAACTGTGTGTcaatttagtaataaatttcgatttttgccccaattgcctagatcagttttttgtatttttaaaatatacgtattttcgactaccaagtagtcatcatcagtaagaattagctagtgattactcttattatgaatgttactctttgctaatttggtggcggactgcacttTATTAATGtgaaaactgatctaggaaattgaggaaatatttatatcattttcgtAAGTTTGGAGTGTGTGTTTTTAGCCATATAGCCATATAAtggttatttcaaaaaaaatgaatttgttaaaaattaaattaatgtccTATTATTTGATTACGGCTAATTTGGAAAGTAGGTAACAGCAAGTAGCTTCCATAAATAATAGTATTATCGATTATGTGTCTGCCGATGTCTCACTTTTGTCGTTGGAGATAAATAAAGGAGATAAATAAAGAAGTTGTTTTCAATAGAGTGAAAAACGAACATAGAACATGGAAATTTACAACAGTTAGTTttcgaataattatttattaatcgtaaattttgtgtaataattttaataaaaggtaAGATATTTAACTCTCTCTCCGGACCTTCAGTTAAGTCTATGATTACTTTCCATAGAtcatttccagttttttttttttttcattctgatcaaaacgatatatatatatatatatatatattgttattttcgGAAGCTAAGATTCGCTAGCAATATTTTGATTAAGTGATACCAGCATCTTTATGAGATTCCTTttattttgcaagaaaataATCCATGACTCTGAAGGCTAATATACTGGGTGACCagtttttaacatttatcactcttttttttcttaaagttcaaattttagACAAATAAAAGTTTCCAAGCATTTTTTggttctttatttaaaaaaatacggcatcgtttttttttattttcaaatagattACTATATATTTTGCAGATTTTGTACTTGAGCttatctaaacaaaaaaaatttgcttctcAATATccctttttatgttttttgaaattggcacttttaaatgtgaaaaaaaaaacattcaaacaaACTCAGTTTGCcaaaattatcgtttttttcaaagaatttattcAAACTGAGCTGCATCCACGCTTAGGTAATGATAAGAATTATTTTGCTAGATTTGTAGTTGGgttgaaatatttaagaaagGTTGTTAGAAACTATTAAGTTAATCCAGTAGCCACCTTCGTCTCCGGGCTTGACtcccatttataaattttttgcgaGGATGCCTCATAAATTTGGAATCAATAAAAGATGTAGAAGTGCGAATAACTCAAGCTTACCTAGATATTAATGAGACCGCCATAAGTGTGGCGTCTTAAATTGTGCATAGAAGTGCTAGCCTAAGATGGATGGAGCTCAA
This genomic interval from Chrysoperla carnea chromosome 1, inChrCarn1.1, whole genome shotgun sequence contains the following:
- the LOC123305725 gene encoding glycine-rich RNA-binding protein 1-like, which encodes MNFKLFLFVFLALVALATAQFQRGGGIGGQSGRGGGLSGGNRGSGGGGYGGGRGGQQSGGRGGYGQGQGNLG